AATCACGCACATGTAAAAACTCGCGTCTAGGCGCGCCACTGCCCCAAATTTGCACCCCTTGTGCGCTCACTCCGTGTTGTTCTAAGAGATTTAAGGCTTCTTGTTGGCTAGACACTTGCAAATCTTGCAACACCAAATCTAGGCGGTTGTTTTCTAGCAAATGGGCTAGGTGCATTTTTCTTAAGAGCGCGGGCACAACATGGGAGTTTTGCAGATCGAAGTTATCATGCTCGCCGTATAAATTGGTGGGCATCGCGCTGATAAAATGAGTCCCATACTGGGCGTTGTAAGATTCGCACATCTTAAGCCCGGCGATTTTGGCAATAGCATAAGGTTCGTTAGTGGACTCTAGGGGGCTGGTGAGTAGGGCTTGCTCTTTAATAGGCTGAGGGCACTCTCCGGGGTAAATACAAGTGGAGCCTAAAAAGAGAAGTTTTTTAACCCCATACTTGTAGGCGCAGTGGATTGTGTTGGTTTGGATGGCTAAATTTTGGTAGATAAAATCCGCGCGGTAAGTGTTATTAGCCAAAATCCCCCCCACTTTAGCCGCGGCTAAAATGACGATGTCGGGGCGTTCTATCTCAAAAAATTGTTCGACCGCATTTTGCTGTGTTAAGTCTAACTCAGAATGGGTTTTTAAAATTAAGTTATTAAAACCTTGCTCTTGCAAACACGCCACTAGCGCGCGCCCCACTAAGCCCCTATGCCCGGCTACAAAAATTTTATCACCCTCTTGCATGCACTCTCCTAGTCTTAAACAACTATGATAGCAGGGCAGGGCGGGCATGTCAAGGCAAGCTAGCACCCTTAAGTGCGCGCTTTACTTCTTAAGCGCGGGGCTTAAAGTTTAGGGGTGTAGCTGAAGCAATCTTAGGCGCGATACCAATGGGGGAGGGTTGTGAGGCGGTCGCAATCATCAAACATGCAATCCATATCCTTAACCTTAGACACATCCCAACTATCCAAAGGTTGGTTAAATTGTTCGCAACCAGCAAACATGCCAAAAGTGTTTTTGACACTAGATACATCCCAGTCTCCTAAGGGTTGGTTAAAGCTAGTGCAACCATTAAACATGTGTTTCATATCCTTAACATTAGAAACATCCCAGCTATTTAAGTGTTGATTAAAGTTTTTACAATCTTGAAACATGGCACGCATGTCTTCCACTCTAGACACATTCCAATCATCTAAAGACTGGTTAAAATTCTCACAATCTTGAAACATACGATACATATTTGTAATCCTAGACACATCCCAGTTATCCAAAGGTTGGTTAAAACTAGAGCATCCATTAAACATACCATCTATGCTTTTTACACTGGAGATGTTCCAATTATTTAGGGATTGATTAAAATTTTTGCACTTAGTAAACATACCTCCCATTTTTTCCACACTAGACACATCCCAGTTATCTAGGGGCTGGTTAAAATCCTCACAACAAAAAAACATACACCACATCTCCATGACACTAGACACATTCCAGTTGTTTAAGGGCTGATTAAAGCATATACAATGAGAAAACATACCGCTCATGCATTCTACCCTAGACACATTCCAACTTGAAATATCATGGTCAAAGTGGATAGCATTATTAAACATGTTTCGCATGTCGGTTACATGCGAAGTATCCCAAGTTTCTAAGCCTTCAAAGTTTTTGCGGGTGAAGGCTGGGGGCACACCCACACCAGTTGAATGCGAAAACACATAACTCAAATCCGTAATCTTGCTAATGTCAATATCCCCTAGATGCACACTCTCATCGGCGACTAATTTTTTAAGCTCCTCTTTGCTTTGGGGGACATATTTTTTAGCACCCTTAGGTGTAGAAAAATTTTGGGGCGTGGGCTGGCTGGGTTTGGATGCAATCGCGCCTAGCACGCCCTCTAAATCTGTAACGCTATTTTGCAAGCCCTCTAGCACCTCTAAGACCTCTTGGGCGCTATTGGGTTTCTCTAGCGCGCTTAAAGACGCAACTATCTTAGCTTGGGCGTGCTTTAGCTTAGTCAAGCTTTTTTCTAGCTCTAAGTCATCCTCTTTTAAGCTAGCATAATGCTCTCTTAAAGCCTTTAGCGCACCGCCCAAACCTTCAGAAAATGCGCTAAAACTCGCGCGAAGTTCCTCAGCCTCTTGTTGCACTTCTAAGCCCTCTTCTAGGGCACTTTTGCCCAAACGCATAGCCCGCTTGACATTTTTGAGCTCTTGCTCTAACTTTTCTAAAACTTGTTGCATAAAAAACCTCCCAAATAGTGTAGGCTTAGAGTCTAGCATAAATTTAGCCCTAAATACTACCGCCCCTCATTTTTATCAAACCAATCGCGTTGGCTAGTAGATTTTCTTAAACTATGACACATATTGGCACATTGTGCTTGGGTGCTGGGGCGCAGGTATTCAGGGTGCAGACACGCGCTAGGGTGTTTAGGCAAGTAAAATACGCTATCCCCCGCATGTTGATCCATGAGCACCACCTCCAAACCTTCTAAGAATTGGGCGATACGCTGGAGGGCAAAAAACTTTAGCTCGCCCGATGGGCTTGGTTGCTTCAAGAGTCTAGCAAGACTTGCAGTAGAGAGGTCTAAGGGATCTGTTTGCCTTACTTGACACCCTAAAGAGTTGGACTCTTTAAAGGCTGTGGCTAAATCCCAACTTAGTAGTTTCGTGGGGATTGCGCGCACCATTTGATAGGCTAGCAAAGCGATTTTATAATCTTGATAAAGCGCGTAGGCGCGTTTGCCATTGTAGCTGTTTTCTTCAAATTTATGCGCATCCATAAGGGGGGCTAAAACATGCGCCCATTGCGCTTGGGGTCTATCCTTGGCACGATGGGCAAGGAAGCTCACATATTCAGAGGCATCATAGACAGATAGCAGAGATTGGTAACGCAGAGGTTTGTAGAGAAAGTCAAGCACACGCACCAAGGTTTGGGCAATCTCTTGGGTAGAGAGGGGGTTTTTCTGGCACGGGCTAGAGTTACCCTCCAAAAGGGCAAAGAGAAAGATGATCGCTTGGGTTTGCATGTGTTTTTTTAAGGCAACAGCTTCGCCTTCCATGACCTGTTTTAAATTGGTGCCATCGCTGTATTTGTCGTATTTCTCTAGTTTAGTTTTAAAGTGCGCAAATAGGGGCAAAGATTCTAGGGCGTTTTGGGCTTGTTGTTCTAGACTGGGGAGGAGGGGTTTTAAAAGGGGCGCGTTTTGCTTGCAGGGGGCATTTTGCAGGGCGTGCTGCATCTGGGTGTGCATAGAATCTAGGTTTTGTAAGAACACAGCGGGCAAAGTGAGCTCTTTGGGCGGGGTGTAGAGTGCCCAATCCTGCAGGGCAAGGCATGCGGGTTCTTTGGAGTCAAAACCGCTTAATTGTTCTTGAGCATTCAAATACAAGCAGGGGCTATTGCCTATGCTCAAGAGTCTAACACTTCTTATGTAATCCTTAAAATAGAGGGGGTTAAAACTCTGGGCTTTAAAGATATGTTGGCAATTTTGCACGCTCTGCGCGCTTAGGTATTGGGGAGCAAAGCAGGGGGTGGGATTAGCGCGCAAACGCTCCGCCGAGATGAGTTCAGACCTGCGGATACTATCCATATAAAACTCTTGGTTATACAAAAACGCCTCCACGCGTCTTTGGGCGTGCAAATCCCATAATTGAAAAACTTCTTGGGTGTGCGTATCCATACTCTTAAGCCATTGGCTAGCTAAATCCCATTGGAGATCGTCCCACTCTATACAATAGTCGGTAGAGTTACGATTGCAAGGCTTGGGGACTATTCTTTGGTGTAAAGCTAATTTTTTGGCTAAACCCATGCCCATTAAATCTTTAGGATATGCCCTAGAGACGATATCAGGAATAGGATCACAGGAATTTTTGCAGGGTCTAGCTTGCAGGGGCTTAGAAACTTGCAAGGCCTTTAAATACAAGCTAAGATCAAGTCCTTGCTTTTTAGCTTGGAGCAAAGAGGGGTAGATCAAATCTAGCATGTGTAAATAATCTTGCGCAATAAAGGTGGCGGGGCGTATGATGCGGTGCAGATCATTACTCGTTTCATTGACTTTGCGCATATAAGCTTGCAAGAGAGTTAAAAGCTGGAATTGCGTGTAATCTAGCAGGTGATCCCACTCTTTGTCTTTGAGGGGGGCTAGCAGAGGGGTGGCGTGGATAATAGCTTGTAGGTGTTGGCTTAGGGCGGGCTTGATCTGTGCAAGGGTCATCCCCTTTTCATCGTGATCATTAAAAGCCTGTATGAGAAAATCTTGAGTATTTTGAAAGGCTTGCACCAAACCTTTAGGCAGGGGCGCGCTAACATGAGGAGGGTTGTCTTTGAGGATTTGGCAAAGGGGTTCTTTGGAGGGGAAGGTTTGGATCGTGTTTTGGGGGGTGAGATAGAGGCAGGGTTGTTTGAAGGCAATAAGGCGGAAATTGTGGAAAAAATCTTGCACCATTTTGGGTAAGCTATATTCGAGCATGGGACTCATCTCCCAATTCAACTTTTCGCCCAAAAAGCGTAGATATTCCTTTAAATCTAAGCCTTGTTTGAACGCCTGTATGAGTAGGGGATAGACCACCTCTAAACTGGTAGAAAAATTTTCTAAAAAGACCTCTGGGTTGAGAGGTTGGATTTCAGGATCTCCCACCATCGTGTAGAAATCGGGATCGTCATAACAATCCATGCCCGGAATCTTATAGCGCATGAGCGCAATAGCGTGCAAAATTTCAAAACTTCTAATTTCTTGGGCGAGGGGTGAGGGCAACTGCGCTTGGATGGCTTTGATAGTGGGGAGCGCATCTACCATTTTGCTAGCTAGATTAATCCAAGTGGGGGCATATTTCTTCACCATATCCATGGAGTAGATGTCTGGATCAAAGCCCTTAGGGCACAACATCCCCTTAGTGGTTTCTTGAAACGCCCCTAACATGGAATGATAAATCTCTTGTGAGGCGTTTAAAAAAGTGCCTTTATCTAAACTCCATTTGGGGGGTTGAGGGGTTTCATCTTTGGGATGGACGCGTGTGAGGAGCCATGCGCATGCCAATAAGACAAGAACTAGCAATAGAGACGCAAAACCTACGCGTGCCCAGCGTCTATGCATCAGCTAGTCCTGCAAGAGCCTATGACTGCGCCACTTGTTGCTCACATGTGCTTTGGGTGTGGTAATCCATGTATTTTAGAGGAAAGGTTAGGGCGCATTCTCTAGGAAAATACTCTAAGCAGAGGTCTAAAAAGACCTTTTCTAAAAAGACATTTCCACACAAATAGACCTTGCCTAAATTAAATTTGGTGTGCGCATCATAGATAATATTGCCTAAAAACTCCGCTAAAGAGTCGAGCACGCCAAAGCACATGGTAGGCGCGTCCGTGCCCCCCAGCGTGTAGCTCACCGCGCTTCTAAGAGTGGGCGCGGGGTTGAGGTTGGGAGGGTCTTTGGTGAGTTTAAAATCAATATGCGGACCTTTGGTGCGCAAAAATGTTTTAGCATAGTTGGTGATGGCGCGTGTGTCATGGATGGGGCTAAAGCCTAGCACCTGCACCAATCCAGCTAAAAAATCCATCAAATTCGCGCTAGACTCTAGGGGTGTGAAGGGTTCTTGGGCTAAGCGCGCGCAAAGTTCCGGGTAAGCTTTTTGGTAGTTGGCATAGAGTTTGCGCCCCTTGGCATTGCTTTGGAGTTGCTTAATGAGCGCGCTAGGATGGGTGGGCAAATCTAAGCGCATGAGCTGTTTATAGTCGCCCTCATCATAAATCCAAAAGCAACTAGGGCGATCAAAGTTTAAATATATGAGAAGATGAGGTTCTTTAGGGGCTTCTTGACTGACAAATTCTAAAGTAGGGCTCATGGTCGTGCGCGTGTGGGGGAGCAAAAGCCCATTTTTAGCGACACTGAAAACCTGCTCTGGAATGCTTAAAATAGTGCAGGTGTAGCTCCAATTAGCTTTAGCGCCTGCATTCTCGCTTAAAAAGAGATAGGAAATGCCTTTTTGTAGTAAGCAACGCCCTAAAAGCGCTAGTCCAAAATCATAGGGCAGTCCTGCGCAAATTTCTAAACTCTTAAACTCCTCTACAAAGACCTCTTTTAAAGTTGCGATGAGATTGGGTTTTTCAAAGGCGCAGAGTGTTTGCGCGCTCTTGGCATCCATGCGCGTTAAAGAGAGCACACTCGCCAAATCTAAAAACAATACTTTTGAGTCCTCCTTAGGCGTGCAAGAAAGAGCCTTTTGTCCCCTAGAGGTTTCTACAATGAGGGTTTCACCTGCCTGCAAACGGCGCACCATATCGTCTAAGGCTGCTTGGACCTCTGTAGGTGTTTGGCATGGCTGATTGGCATAGATAAAAGTTGAAATTCTAGGCTCTAGTGTGCCAAAATGCGCGCTATTTTCTTCTAAGGCTACGCGCTCTTCTAAAACATCAATGCAGGGTTTTAATCTCTCTTGTGTCTGCCATTCTATCTTATCCTGCACCACCTCCACGCTGACAAAACGAAAACTCAAAGAAAGCGGGAGGCGTTGGCTTATTAAGTTGGTAAAGTCTTCTGCCTGCTCTAAACTGGCTTGTAAATAAAAAAACTCTGTAGTGTTCGCATAGGATAAACCCAGCACGTGCGCGTGCGCGCTTAAAAAATCCATGAACAACGCACCAATCTGCGCGCCAAATTCTCCTAGTAGCTCAAATTTAAATCTAAAAACCATCATAGTGCCATCCTATAAGAGTGTTGTGCGATCTCTGTTAAACTTTGTGCATTGGCTTTAGCGGATATGCGCACGCCCCATTTACTCAAAATTTCCAGCGCACAATCCCTAGCCACCTGCGCGCCTTGCAACATTTCCGCGCTGAGTTCAAAGGTCGTGTGTTCCTGCACAATGGAGGGCACAAGTCCGATAATGGTCGTGGGCGGTAGATCGCCCATTAAAGCGGTCAATCTCAAGGTTTGCAACATCTCCACCTCATGCGCGCTACCCGCCCAAGTGATCTCAGGGGGGATGCTTTCAAAGTCAAAGCAAAAGACTTCGCCCACGCGCGCGTTAGCCACGCTCACGCAATCCAAGATCAAAACCTTATCGTATTCCACAATCCAGGGGATTAAAGCCTGCGCCATGGTGCCCCCGTCCATAAATTCTAATTTATGAGGGTAGTCAAAAGCGTAATTATGGGCTAGTTGGTTGCACAAATGCACCCCAACCCCCTCATCGCCTAGTAAGATATTCCCCACCCCTAGCACCAAAATATCCACACGCTAGCCTTTTATATAACGGCGACCACTCACCATAACATCCGCGCCCCCATCGGGGAAACGCAGGGAGTGGAACACGACCATATAAACATGCACTGGAATAAAAAGACAGATTCCCCAAGTTGCTAAGTGATGGATATAGCGCACATTGGAGAGCCCCCCACACAACACCTCAAACCATTGAAAAAGAGGTTGTAAGCGCGCGCCCAAACCCTCATGATAAACATTATAGTAAAGCACAATACCGCTCAAGATCACCAGCACCAAAAGCGCGCAGAGAGAGAAATACGCCACAAATTGCAGGGGGTTATACAGCCCCTGACGCAAAGAATACCTGCCCATTAAAAAGTAAATTTTAAGCTGATCTAGCCAAGTGCGCAGGCTAAAAATTCCCTTAACAGAAAGGCGTTCCTCGCGACTCTTGCGATCAAAGAAAAAGAGATAAAACCTAAAAAGAGAGATGGCAATGAGGACAAAGCCGACCATGATATGCGCGCTACGGATATAGGCTTGCAAGAAATACATGTTTGTATAAACACTCGAGCGGGGTTGCAGAAAGGGGAAGGCGATATAAAAGCCTGTGAGCATTAACACAAAAATCGCCAAAGCGCGCACCCAGTGGAAAAAGCGCACCCAACCTGAATACTCTTGATGCGCATAGTAGCGGGTGTTATTGGGATGGGGCATGGCAGTCCTCCTTTTTAGCTTTATCAAAGCGCGCAAAGCTAGGATCGACTCTAAACTCGCCAAAATCGCGCCCCTTGATATCCATCACATGCACCGAGCAGGCGATGCAAGGGTCAAAGGAGTGGATGGTGCGGATGATTTCTAAGGGCTGAGTCAAATCCGCGATTTTTGTGCCTATTAAGCTCATCTCATAAGGTCCGCTCTGCCCTTTTGCATCGCGCGCGCCCGCATTCCAAGTAGAGGGCACGACCGCCTGATAATTCTCCACCACGCCGTTTTTAATGCGCACCCAATGACTGAGCATACCTCTTGGCACTTGCCCAATATAACGCCCCTTGTATTCTTTATTCTTATCAATCACATAGGGCGCGCAAGTGCTTTGATCGGATTTTAAATTCTCTACCAACGAATCCCAAGCTTGTAGCCCATTTTCCACTAAAATCTTAGCTTCCAAACAGCGCGCTGCCGTGCGCCCTAGGGTGCTAAAGATCGCCTCTGTGGGCAAGCCTGTATCTTTTAAAAACTGGGTAGCGACTTTTGTCGTGTGTGGGTTTTTAGCTGCCAAGCCTACCACCAAAGAGGCTAAGGGTCCCACTTCTATAGGCATGCCATTGTAGCGCGGGGCTTTGATCCATGAATATTTGCCCTGAGTGTCTAGCACCTTGCTAGGTTCTAGTTTGCCACTTAGTCCTATACTCTGCCCCTCTTTAAAGCCGGTATAATCGGGGGTTGTTTGCCCATCATAGGGGTGGAGTTCTGTTTCTTTGCTGTCGTATTTATACCACGAGTGCGTTACATCCTCTTTGATCCAATCTTCATTAATGGGGTGTAAGGTGTTTAGATCGCCATTGAGCACCACGCCCGAACTCAATAAATATTTGTCCCGACTGAGCAAGATTTCTTCATGGGCGATGAAGTTTTTCACCCCACAGCCATGTAAAACACTTTGTTCATTTTTAAACATTTGGGCTGCCATCACTAAATCCGGGTAATAGGCGCGCTCTACGAAGTTTTTTACAATCTCAAATTTGCTTTTCCACTCGGCTAAACGGGTTGGATCAAGCACATCGCGCACGGAGGTGATCCCCCCCACCGTGAGGCTTTGGGGATGGGGTTGTTTAGCCCCAAAGATCGCCGTCATCTTTGCCGCCTCACGCTGGATAGCAAGCAGATTTAGATAGTGTGAGAGCACGATCAAATTTTGCTCCGGGCTCAAATGGTAAGTTTTATGCCCATAATAGCCATTGGCAAAGGGACCCAGCGCGCCCTGTTTGGCAAAATCCCCCACGCGTTTTTGCACCGCTTTTAAAGTGTCCTCGCCCGTGTCTAAGGGATAGTCGCAATAATCAAAGGCGATTTGGCTGGCTTTTTTGGGATCGGCTTTGAGAGCGCTCAACAAATCGCACCAATCTAGCCCGTGCAAAGTGTAGAAATGCACTACATGATCATGCAAGAGGAGTGCGATATTCATCAGTGAGCGCACAAGCTGGGCATTCAAAGGGGGCACAATGCCTAAAGCGTCCTCTACCGCGCTAATGCCCGCCTTGTAGTGCGAATAAGTACAAACCCCACAAATGCGTTGGGCGATAAAGCCCGCATCTCTAGGGTCGCGATTTTTAATGATGGTTTCTAGCCCCCTAAAGAGGGTTGAGCAAGAATGCGCGTCTGTGATGACATTGTTATCATCTACAACGACCTCAATACGCAAATGCCCCTCAATGCGGGTAATGGGATCGACAATGATTTTTTTAGACATAGGCATCTCCTTGATCATCTTTTTTTAATCCGGCTAAAAGGGCGTGCATCGCTATGCCAATCCCAGCTGCACTTAGGGCAATGATTCCTACATTGTCTGCAACTCTATCTGCTCCTACTCCTCCAAACGCGCTGGTAATGGGCACAATCAAGCGGTTAGAGATAGGTTCTTCAAAGGGACTCATGGTGTCCCAAAAATTGGGTTCAGAGCAACCAATACAGCCATGCCCGGCTTGGATGGGCCAGCTGGTATGCGAGTTAAAGCGCAGAGTGGAGCAGTTATTAAAGGTATAGGGTCCCTTACAGCCCACTTTATACAAACAATACCCCTCCTTAGCGTTTTCATCGCCAAAATGTTGCACAAATTCGCCCGCGTCAAAATGTCCGCGTCTTTCGCATAAATCATGCACGCGCCGTCCATAAGCCCATGTAGGACGATTGAAGGCATCCAAGCGAGGGAGCGCGTCAAACATCAAAAAGTAAATGATATTGCCCACGATGTTTTTTTCACTTGGGGGGCAACCGGGGACATTGATGATGGGTTGAGAAATGATTTTACTTAAGGCTTGCGCATTGGAGGGATTGGGATAAGCCGCTTGCACGCCCCCAAAGCTAGAACAAGTCCCAATAGCAAAGATTGCCTTAGCGTGCTTGGCAGCGTGGATACACTCTTGAGCCCCCGTGCGCGCCAAAGCACCCATTGTTAAAAAATACTCTGTGCCCTGAGGAATACCCCCCTCCACCATAAGAATATAATTGCCCTTGTGCTTTTCAATGGCTTGTTCTAGGCTTAAGTCCGCTTGGTGGCCGCTAGCAACCATAATGGTTTCATGGTATTCCAAGTTGATGTAATCGAAAATGATGCTATCAATGCTAGGGTCTTCGCTTCTAAGCAAACTCTCGCTACACCCCGTGCATTCAGCCATGTGCAACCAAATGACAGGGAGGCGGTTAGCCATCTCCACCGCCTTGGCTGTGAGCGGCGCAAAACTAGCTGGCAGGGCTAAAGTGGCTGTCATCGCGCCCACCCACTTCATAAAATCGCGCCGCTCAAAACCGCCTTTCTCGATCTCCACATGGAGATTCTTATCAGCATTGTGGGCATTTAAAGATTCTAATTTCTCTAGGCGTTCGGTCATACTCTTAAAAAGCGCGTCATAGGACTCTTGCATGAAGTTCCCCTAATCTCAAAATAAGACCTTAATAATACATCAAAGCAAATATCAGCGGGCTTAAGTTCCTTGTGTGAGCATAAAATGCTTAAGAACTAATTTTGTGCCCGACTTGGTATCAGTAACACTTTGCGTGTGTGCAAAGTTTTTCAATCCCTTTTTGACATTGCATCTTAGTTTTAAGTCTATGCGCTCAAGACTCCCCGCGCTGAATTTGGTTGCAACGAAAGATTTAAACTCCCCACTGAGTTGGCCGTGCATCCTTGGCGTGCCAAATTAGCCGAACCTACACAAATAAACTAAGAAGTTGCTTTTTAACGATTTTTTGCGTGTCGATCTCTTTGATGTCTTCTGGAATCTCAAAAAAGGTCTTGAGCTTGTTCCAATCACTATCTCGTAGCGTTACGATTTCATTTAAGTAGAAACTTACAAAAGAATCACCCAGTTTAGACACAAAGTTTTCAAGTTTAAGTTTTTCTGTGGAGATTTGGCAATACTGCGCATCCTTTTCAAAGCCGATGAAATGCCTTTGTAGTCTTTTGGCAGCTAGGGCGGTGGTGCCCGTGCCCAAAAAGGGGTCAAGCACCACCTCGCCCTCTTCTGTACTCATTAAAAGCAGTCTTTCTAATAAATGCACAGGCAACTGACATGGATGTTTATCGCACTTTTTAGCATGGCGGATAGAATTAAATATTTGCCCTGCCACCCCAATCGTGTATAATGCCCCTAAATTGCAATCAAGGTTTTTTATGGATAGTGGTTTTCTCAATCGGTTATATGCCAGCGATGCGGTGGCGTTTTTAAAAAGCCATGTGCCTAGTGGTGGCGTGGATATGGTTTTGACCTCTCCGCCCTATGATGATTTGCGTCACTACAATGGCTACACCTTTGAGTTTGAAAAAATGGCTTGTGAAATTTTTAGAGTCCTTAAAAAGGGTGGGGTGGCTGTGTGGGTGGTGGGCGATAAAATCAAAAATGGCAACAAGAGCCTCACCAGCTTTAGGCACGCCCTTTACTTCCAAGAAATCGGGTTTAATGTGCATGATGTGATGATTTATGCCAAGAAAAACACCCCCTTCATGCGATCCAACGCCTACACAAACAGCTACGAATACATGTTCGTTTTTTCTAAGGGCAAACCCAAGACTTTTAACCCCCTTAAGGAGGCGACTGCAAGGCATGGGGTGGAAATGTTGGTGGCAAACAAAAAAGCCGATGGCAAAAACCATAAAGTCCCAAGAGAATTAAAAAAGGAAAAAACAAGAACGAATATTTGGTATTACGCTGTAGGGCTGGGCGGCACCACAAACGACAAAGAGGCGTTTAAACACCCCGCCACTTATCCCGAACAACTCGCCCAAGACCATATCCTGTCATGGAGCAATGAGGGGGACCTTGTGCTTGACCCGATGTGCGGGAGCGGCACGACTTGCAAAATGGCTTTTTTAAATCGAAGAAATTTTATCGGCATTGACATTAGCCAAGAATATATAGACTTGGCACAACAAAGGTTGGATAAATACATGGGGATTTTTAAACATGCGATGTAATGATTTTGTGATCGCCACAAAACCCCTAAGCCATGTGTTAAAAAATTCAGTGGGGGTGGTTAGAGCCCTTAATGGAAAATACGCTTTAGTGTGGTTTATCGGTGTCAATGAAATGCTACGCGTCGCCTTTGAAGACTTAGAAACTATCGACATTTGGAAAACAGGCAAGGGGTTTGGCGTTAAAATCTGCAACATTTGCCATGTTTTAAAAAGCACAGAGGATTTTGAAATCAACCAAACAGACGCGAAGGGCAATAAAACAACAAGACCGAGTTGTAGAGAGTGCCGTAAAAACATTGATGGTATAAAACTCTTGCCTGCAGAAAAAGCCAAAATGGACGCAAAAGCCCCATCTAAAGGAAGCATTTTTGTCTGCCCCATTTGCGAGAAAAGAAGCATTGTGGGCGTTACAGCTCAATTAGTAAGAGACCACGACCACAAAACCGGCAAGGGTAGGGAGTGGATATGCGATAGTTGCAACACGGGGCTAGGTAGATTTAAAGACAACCCCAAATTTTTAGAGAAGGTGATCGAATATCTTAAAAAACACGAAAACGACGAAGCCAAAGAATTCTAAACTCTTTTAGTATAAAATTTTGTCCTTACATCCCAATATCTGCTTTTTAATCTAAACTTTGTTTTGAGTCTAAGCCACGCTTAGCCTCCCTGTAATTCCTGCAAACTCATCGAGGGATTGTGGCTAAATTTAGAATATTCTAACAAACTTAAAAGCACCTTTTCGACCGCTTTAAGAGTGGTGAAGTAGGAGATTTTATTTTTCAACACTTGCATGCGGATAATTTTAGAATCCTCATTGAGTCGATCGCTGGTGTTAATCGCCATGTCTATCTGCTGATTTAGCATGAAATCTGAAATATTAGGCCGTCCCTCAGAGATTTTAAGCACCTGCACGCTCTCTAAGCCTTCAGCTTGCAGGGCTTTATGCGTGCCGGTAGTAGCATACAGCTTAAAACCCAAACTCACAAAAGCGCGCATTAAGGGCATTGCCCTTTGTTTGTCGCCATCCTTCAAGGACACAAAGAGATTGCCTGAGAGCTTAATAGGGTTATTACAAGCCAGTTGGGATTTATAAAAGGCTTCAGCCAAAGTGCGCCCTACACCAGCCACCTCGCCCGTGCTCTTCATCTCAGGTCCTAGCACTAAATCCGCTCCATAAAGTTTATTAAAAGGAAATACACTCTCTTTGACAAAGACATAATTCAAGGG
This portion of the Helicobacter felis ATCC 49179 genome encodes:
- a CDS encoding GDP-L-fucose synthase family protein codes for the protein MQEGDKIFVAGHRGLVGRALVACLQEQGFNNLILKTHSELDLTQQNAVEQFFEIERPDIVILAAAKVGGILANNTYRADFIYQNLAIQTNTIHCAYKYGVKKLLFLGSTCIYPGECPQPIKEQALLTSPLESTNEPYAIAKIAGLKMCESYNAQYGTHFISAMPTNLYGEHDNFDLQNSHVVPALLRKMHLAHLLENNRLDLVLQDLQVSSQQEALNLLEQHGVSAQGVQIWGSGAPRREFLHVRDLARGCVFLLKHQQASATLNHTNIGTGEDISIRDLANLIKEIVGFRGALVFDTSKPDGTLLKCSDVSKIASLGWRASIPLRKGIEEVYQWYQNR
- a CDS encoding BspA family leucine-rich repeat surface protein; this encodes MQQVLEKLEQELKNVKRAMRLGKSALEEGLEVQQEAEELRASFSAFSEGLGGALKALREHYASLKEDDLELEKSLTKLKHAQAKIVASLSALEKPNSAQEVLEVLEGLQNSVTDLEGVLGAIASKPSQPTPQNFSTPKGAKKYVPQSKEELKKLVADESVHLGDIDISKITDLSYVFSHSTGVGVPPAFTRKNFEGLETWDTSHVTDMRNMFNNAIHFDHDISSWNVSRVECMSGMFSHCICFNQPLNNWNVSSVMEMWCMFFCCEDFNQPLDNWDVSSVEKMGGMFTKCKNFNQSLNNWNISSVKSIDGMFNGCSSFNQPLDNWDVSRITNMYRMFQDCENFNQSLDDWNVSRVEDMRAMFQDCKNFNQHLNSWDVSNVKDMKHMFNGCTSFNQPLGDWDVSSVKNTFGMFAGCEQFNQPLDSWDVSKVKDMDCMFDDCDRLTTLPHWYRA
- a CDS encoding HyaD/HybD family hydrogenase maturation endopeptidase — translated: MDILVLGVGNILLGDEGVGVHLCNQLAHNYAFDYPHKLEFMDGGTMAQALIPWIVEYDKVLILDCVSVANARVGEVFCFDFESIPPEITWAGSAHEVEMLQTLRLTALMGDLPPTTIIGLVPSIVQEHTTFELSAEMLQGAQVARDCALEILSKWGVRISAKANAQSLTEIAQHSYRMAL
- the cybH gene encoding Ni/Fe-hydrogenase, b-type cytochrome subunit encodes the protein MPHPNNTRYYAHQEYSGWVRFFHWVRALAIFVLMLTGFYIAFPFLQPRSSVYTNMYFLQAYIRSAHIMVGFVLIAISLFRFYLFFFDRKSREERLSVKGIFSLRTWLDQLKIYFLMGRYSLRQGLYNPLQFVAYFSLCALLVLVILSGIVLYYNVYHEGLGARLQPLFQWFEVLCGGLSNVRYIHHLATWGICLFIPVHVYMVVFHSLRFPDGGADVMVSGRRYIKG
- a CDS encoding nickel-dependent hydrogenase large subunit, which translates into the protein MSKKIIVDPITRIEGHLRIEVVVDDNNVITDAHSCSTLFRGLETIIKNRDPRDAGFIAQRICGVCTYSHYKAGISAVEDALGIVPPLNAQLVRSLMNIALLLHDHVVHFYTLHGLDWCDLLSALKADPKKASQIAFDYCDYPLDTGEDTLKAVQKRVGDFAKQGALGPFANGYYGHKTYHLSPEQNLIVLSHYLNLLAIQREAAKMTAIFGAKQPHPQSLTVGGITSVRDVLDPTRLAEWKSKFEIVKNFVERAYYPDLVMAAQMFKNEQSVLHGCGVKNFIAHEEILLSRDKYLLSSGVVLNGDLNTLHPINEDWIKEDVTHSWYKYDSKETELHPYDGQTTPDYTGFKEGQSIGLSGKLEPSKVLDTQGKYSWIKAPRYNGMPIEVGPLASLVVGLAAKNPHTTKVATQFLKDTGLPTEAIFSTLGRTAARCLEAKILVENGLQAWDSLVENLKSDQSTCAPYVIDKNKEYKGRYIGQVPRGMLSHWVRIKNGVVENYQAVVPSTWNAGARDAKGQSGPYEMSLIGTKIADLTQPLEIIRTIHSFDPCIACSVHVMDIKGRDFGEFRVDPSFARFDKAKKEDCHAPSQ